The nucleotide sequence ATTATGCGAATGAGCGAGTCTGATTGGGACGCTGTTCTTACTGTTAACTTGAAGGGAGCGTTTAATGTTATTAAATCAGCTACACGTACTTTAATGAAGCAAAGAAACGGCGTTATAATAAATATGGCGTCTGTATCCGGCGTGACAGGCAACGCAGGTCAGGCTAATTATTCAGCTTCTAAGGCTGGCTTAATAGGTCTTACTAAATCTGTTGCCAAAGAGCTTGCTTCGCGTAATATACGCTGTAATGCAATTGCTCCAGGATTTATCAGAACACCTATGACTGATAAGCTCAGTGAGGATATACAGCAGTCTTACAAAGATTCTATTCCGCTTAAAAAATTTGGACAAGTTGAGGATATAGCTAATTTAGCAGTATTCCTTGGCAGTGACAAATCAGAATATATTACAGGTCAAGTAATAAATGTTGACGGCGGACTTGTAATGTGATATAACTATTTATAGTAAAAATAAATTTATATAAATAAAAATGAAATTTTATTTTGGAGGAGAATTGAAATGGAAATTTTTGAAAAAGTAAAGGAAATCACAGTTGATCAGCTCGGAGTATCAGAGGACGCTGTAACTATGGAAGCATCATTTATTGATGATTTGGAAGCAGATTCTCTTGACATTGTTGAATTAATGATGGCTCTTGAAGAAGAATTCGACATAGAGATTCCTGATGAGGATGCTGAAAAGATTACAGCGGTTAAAGATGCTGTTGAATACATTAAAGAACATCAAGACTAATTATGCAATAGGCTGGACTGCGGAGATTAAAAAATCTCCGCGGGTTTCCAGACTCGGTATGAATTATATAGAAGTTTGCATTCGGCTTGATGTTATGCGGTGCAAGTCTCTATATGATTTGACCGTGTCTAAATCGTATTTGATTTTGTTTTCCTGCATATTTTTGCGGGCAATGGTTATTTATTTTGATGCTGTGCATCGGATTGAAATAGGAGGATAAATATGAATAGAGTGGTTGTAACAGGCGTTGGGGGAGTTACCCCGGTTGGTATAGGCAGAGAAGAAATTTGGGAAAATATTAAAAACGGTGTATCAGGCATTGGCACTATTACAAGATTTGACCCAACAGATTTTGCATGTCATGTTGGAGCTGAGGTCAAAGACTTTCAGGTTACAGATTATATTGATAAAAAAGAAGCTAAGCGTATGGACTTGTTTGTACAGTATGCGGTTGCCGGAGCTAAAATGGCTATTGAGGACGCAAAACTTGATATGGACAGTGAAGACCCAACTAGAGTAGGCGTTATGGTTGGATCCGGAATCGGCGGAATAAACACCTTATGTGAACAGCATAAAAGAATGCTTGAGAAGGGGCCGGGAAAGGTTTCTCCATTTATGATACCGATGATGATTTCAAATATGGCCGTAGGTCAAATTGGAATTATGTTTAATTGTAAAGGTATTAATATGACTACTGTTTCTGCGTGTGCTTCCGGAACTGATTCTATTGGTCATGCAATGCTTGCCGTTCAGCGCGGAGACGCTGACGTTATAATAGCGGGCGGAGCTGAGGCTACTATAAATGAACTTGCTTTGGCTGGATTTTCATCAATGAAGGCTTTAACAACCAGAAACGATATACCTGAGAAAGCATGTTCACCTTTTGACGCTAATCGAGATGGTTTTATTATGGGCGAAGGCAGTGGTATTCTTATAATCGAAAGTTTGGAACATGCGCTTCAGAGAGGAGCTAACATAATAGCAGAACTTGTTGGATATGGCTCAACGAATGACGCATATCATATGACGGCTCCTGCTCCTGAAGGTGAAGGCGGTGCAAGGTGTTTAGCACTGGCTGTCAAAGACGCCGGAATAAAACCTGAAGATATTGACTATATAAATGCTCATGGAACATCAACACCTTATAATGATAAGTTTGAAACTGCAGCAATTAAGACTGTTTTTGGGGACCATGCATATAAGCTGGCTGTAAGCTCAACCAAATCCATGACGGGACATATGCTTGGCGCTGCCGGCGGAGTTGAGGGAATAATTACAGCACTTGCTGTTAAAGACGACTATTTGCCGCCTACGATTAATCTCGAAACCCCTGACCCTGAATGTGATTTGGACTATGTTCCTAATAAGGGCAGAAAGTCTGAAATAAATTATGCTATATCGAATTCATTAGGATTTGGCGGACATAATGCTTCTATCGTGTTTAAGAAGTATACTGATTAGTAAATACATAATATCAGGTCGGGAGGGTCAATCCTCCCGATTTTTATATGACAAAGATTAAGAGGTTATTTATATGGTGATTATAATAGGAGGAGCGAGCCATAGCGGAAAAACTTTTTTATCTAAAAAGCTGATTGAAAAGTATAAAATTCCCTGCACTAACTTAGACCATATAAAAATGGGATTGATACGCGGCTTTAATGACTGCGGTTTTTCAGCAGTTGACAGTGATGAGACAATAGCAGAAAAGATGTGGGGATTTATAGAAGGTTTCATCGGAACCTGTATTGAAAATAATCAAAATACAATTTTGGAAGGCTGCTATTTTCCATGTGAAAAGGTTAAAAAACTTTTATGTGATGATTTAACTGTTGTTTTTATTGTATTGTCAAAACAATATATTATTGAAAACTTTGATAAGATAATAAAATACGAAAATATAGTTGAAGATAGAAAATTCCCGGAGAGCAGAGAAATTAAATTTTTTATTAATGAAAATGAGAGAATAAAGGAAGAGTGTATTAAATATGAACTTCCGTATTTTGAGATAACCGATAATTATTTCGAAGGACTGGAAAAGATACTTGAATATATTAAAAGTAAAGCGGTTAAAATTTGCCGTTATTCACATAATGATATTAATGAAATATGTAGTATGTTTTGCGATACCGTGAAACATATCAACAAAAGAGATTATACTGCAGAACAGATTGCCGCTTGGATGGGCGGTATAGATAAAGATAAGTGGGACAAATCATTATCTGAGCATTTTTCTTTAGAAGTAAAGGTAATGGGGAAGATTGCCGCGTTTGGAGATATAGACGGAGAATATTTGGATAGACTGTATGTTCATAAAGACTTTCAGGGATTGGGATACGGAAAAATCATTTTGGATTCACTCGAAGAGCAAGCTATACAGTCAGGATTTAAAAGGATTTGGACATGTGCGTCTATAACTGCAAAAGGTTTTTTTGAGAGATATGGTTATAAAGTGATAAAACGTCAACAAGTTGAAAGAAAAGATGTTTTATTGACTAATTATGTTATGGAAAAGCATTTTGAACAGGAGTATAGCAATGGAATATAATTATAAATTTAAAAATAAAAAACTATTTGATTTGGCAATGACGCATATTTCACTTGCCAATGATCTTCATATAGAAAGCAATCAGCGGCTTGAATTTTTGGGTGATAGCGTTCTCTCGTTTGTGGTTGCTACTTATATTTATAATGAATATAAGAAGGTGGACGAGGGAGTATTGACAGAACTTCGCGCAAATGCAGTGTGTGAAAAGACTTTGGCTATTGCTGCCAGAAATCTTAAACTTGGAGAGGATTTAAAGTTTGGAAAGTCTGAACGTATGTCAGGCGGAAAGGATAAAGATTCCGTTTTGGCTGACGCATATGAGGCGTTACTGGCGGCTATTTATTTAGATAGCGGAATAGAAAGCGCAAAAGACTTTATTATGGATACAATAGGCAGCATGATAGGCGATACTTCTTATGTTGAACTGGAAAACTATAAGTCTGAAATACAGAGTTATTATCAAAAGCGTGATAGAAACAGAGAAGTTGTTAAGTATCGTTTGGTAAATAAAAATGGACCTGACCATGACCCGACGTTTTTTGTGGAAGCGCTGTACCGTGATGAAGTAATCGGCAAAGGCGAGGGAAAAAACCGAAAAAGCGCAGAGCAGGAAGCCGCAAAAGCTGCGCTTGCTAAGGTTAAGGGAAGTAAGGAATAGCTATGCGAAAATATAATATACCTATTTTTATTCCTCATGAAGGATGCGGACATGATTGTGTGTTCTGCAATCAAAGAAAGATAACAGGGATTCAAAGTTCGGTTTCTCCTGATAAAGCTAAAGAGGAAATAGCTCAGTATCTTTCAACAATAAAATCTGAAGATTGTCAGATTGAAATAGCCTACTTTGGAGGAAGTTTTACCGGTCTTGATATGGAGCTGCAGCGAGAATTCTTGGAGGCAGCTTCGGGATTTAAAGACGAACGGATAATCGGAATAAGAATGTCTACCAGGCCTGACTATATAAATAAAGAAATTTTAGAGCAATGTGTGGAGTTTGGAGTTAAAACAATTGAGCTGGGCGTTCAGTCAGCCAGTAACAGAGTTCTCGAACTGAACAGAAGAGGGCATGTTTTTGAAGATGTAATTCGTGCGGCGGAAATGATAAAATCATTCGGAATAGAACTTGGGCTTCAGATGATGCTGGGAATGTATGGCTCAGACCCGGAAACCGATATTGAAACATGCAGGAAAATTATAGAGCTTGAACCCAAATGCACACGAATATATCCTACTCTAGTGCTTAGCGGAACAGCGCTTGAGAGTTTATACATCCGCGGAGAATACATACCATATACTCTTGAAACTGCTGTCAGCACTGCGAAAAGGTGTTTGCTGATGTTTAGGAAAGCAGGAGTAGAGGTTATTAGAATTGGGCTTTATCCGGGAGAGGACTTGAGAAGCGAGGGGAATATTGTGGCAGGCCCTTTTCACTCTGCATTTGGGGAACTTGTTGAAAACGCTGTATACAAGGATAAAATTGAGGAAGAGATTATACAGAAGAGATTAAGGGACTGTGATTATGAGATAATAGCGCCGTCTTCAGAGACATCAAAAATAATTGGACAGAAAAAGTGCAATAAGGAGTATTTTTTTAAAAAATACGGAGTTAGAATAAAAGTAAAAAACCGGTTAGGGTGAAATTATGCTTGAGATGGAGATGAAAGACGCCTTTTTTTGGTATTTGGATTCAAAATATGAGAAAGTAAGAGTTATAGAGGAAAAGGTAATAGGGAAATCGCGTGCGGATGTTGTTGCGGTTTTACCGGATAGAATAATAGGGTATGAACTTAAAAGTGACAGCGACAGTTATCAGCGACTTTTAACACAGGTTAAAGACTATGATAAATTTTTTGATTTCAATTACTTAGTGGTTGGAGAAAGTCACAAAAAACATGCTGGTGAACATGTGCCGGAACACTGGGGTATTGTGACAGTATCAAAGGATACGGGAGTAAATATTATGCGCGAGGCCGAACATAACAAAAAAGCTAAAATGCGCTGGCAGCTGTCATTGCTGTGGAGGAGCGAGCTTCTAAACATCCAGCTTGAGAACGGACTGCATAAATACAGTCAAAAAAGCAAATATTTTGTTATAAAATATTTAATGGAAAAAGTTGAAACCGAAAAATTAAAGCATCAGATTTGCAATGAACTTTTTGAGAGAGACTATACATTGCTGTCAGAATAACAAGATTTATATTAAACAGGATAGGTTATATAACCTATCCTGTTTTAATATTAGTATTTTAAAGTAGTTTATTTAAACTCTTTGCCTACAGCAAATTTTATCATTGCAATAAAGGCTGAATAATCTTTACTGTCACTTACTTTGGTAAAATAACCAATTGTACCGCGGCTGTTAGTATTGATAAAGCAGAAGAACCAAGAGTCTGTTGTCAGAAAATCTCCTTCCATAGTATAACATTGACGGTTGTCTGAAGAATCAGCTGTAAGAGCGACGCATTTGCATTCAATACTGTAGGTACTGTCAGCGTCTTTGAATATGATAACTGCTGCTTTAGTTGAATTATTAATACTTTCTATTTTAATTTCTTCGACTATATCTTCAAAATCTAAATCTGCCTTAGTAATAATATTTTTATATGCGTTATACATTACATCTAAATCGGGAGCATCTTCTAAAAATGTATTATCAATTATGTAAGTTGATTCGGATTCCAGCTGAATGTTAAGAATAGCACGTTCTACTGCCAAATACCATTCATTTTTTATAGTGTTCTTTAACTCTTCCGGTTTTTCGTTTAGATAGTTATAAAAATTATTTGTATTATAAAGTAAATATGGAAGCAATGTCTGTTCATATGAATATCTCAAATTTTCTGCTGAGTCTTTTAGCTTTTTCATGTCAGAGTCAGTTAATTCACTTGCTTTAATTGACCCTTCAGTTGAAGTGCCAGGAGTTGGTTTAGTAACTGCAACAGCAGTCGGTTCAGGAATTGGTGAAGGAGTGTTTTCAGATATTATAGCTGTGGGAACCGGAGCTGTTCCGGTTATAATAACTTGTTGTGTTTCTTCTATCCAGTCTACAGCTGCATCAAGGCTTTCTGAAACGGCACGAATAGGTACTAAGGTTCTATCTTCTATCATTCTGGCGGGAACATCTAAAATTATGGATTCCTCATTTTTGTACATTATATTGCTGTCTATAGTTATTTTAATCGTATTGACATCTTTTACAGCTATTGCGGTTTGTGTTGTTTCATCCCAAGTTACTGTTGCTCCCAAAGCTTCAAATATAGCACGCATTGGAACCAAAGTTCTGTCATTTTCGGTGACAGGATCAACATCAAAATTAATTTGTTCTCCGTCAACAAAAACAGTTATTACATCAGTGGATGCAAAAATCTGAAATGACATTACTGCCGTAAACAGTGCAAAAATTACTGCAGCGACAGAAAGTTTTTTAAAATTCTTTTTCATAATAATCCCTCCGTTTATAGTTTATTATATTATAAATGAAATGCAATATTTTGTCAAATATTGTAATTTAATTTAAAAATAATAAAAATAGTATAGAATAAATTTTAAATATAACTTAATTATAATATTAATAAGAAATGTGTTTCTGATAAATCTTAATCCTTATTCTTGTCAAATGAATTTTGAATTTAAGTTGAATTAACTTTATCGGTATGGTACAATTTAGTAAATAGAATCGTGTTCTTAATTTATAAATTATAAGTATTTAAGACTCTTATAAATTGTTTTATAAGAAAGGTGGAGGGAGCTATGCGAAAAAGGGGAGTATTATTATTTTGTATAATAATTTTTTCCATAGTATGTACTGCCGTCCTGCCTGTGTGGGCTGACGGTGAAAAAGTGCTTGCTTTTCCCGGGGCTGAGGGCGGAGGAAAATATGCAATGGGAGCTCGTGCCTCAGAAAACCCGGAAGTTTACCATGTTACCACTTTGGAAAGTACAGGTCCGGGGTCTCTTACAGAGGCTGTTTCAAAGAGCAACAGAATAGTTGTGTTTGACGTCGGCGGTACGATTTCTTATGATAAATGGAAACAGCTCCGTATAGAAAGCAATACAACTATTTTGGGGCAGACTGCGCCGGGGGAAGGGATTACAATTGAAGGCACTGATTTAA is from Monoglobus pectinilyticus and encodes:
- the fabG gene encoding 3-oxoacyl-[acyl-carrier-protein] reductase is translated as MEFKDKCVIVTGSARGIGREIALKFGAEGANVVVFDINIDGQAETAQAVCDEIKALGGDAKYILGDVSKPDDTDALIKFAKDEFGSVDVIVNNAGITRDNLIMRMSESDWDAVLTVNLKGAFNVIKSATRTLMKQRNGVIINMASVSGVTGNAGQANYSASKAGLIGLTKSVAKELASRNIRCNAIAPGFIRTPMTDKLSEDIQQSYKDSIPLKKFGQVEDIANLAVFLGSDKSEYITGQVINVDGGLVM
- the acpP gene encoding acyl carrier protein; the protein is MEIFEKVKEITVDQLGVSEDAVTMEASFIDDLEADSLDIVELMMALEEEFDIEIPDEDAEKITAVKDAVEYIKEHQD
- the fabF gene encoding beta-ketoacyl-ACP synthase II, with translation MNRVVVTGVGGVTPVGIGREEIWENIKNGVSGIGTITRFDPTDFACHVGAEVKDFQVTDYIDKKEAKRMDLFVQYAVAGAKMAIEDAKLDMDSEDPTRVGVMVGSGIGGINTLCEQHKRMLEKGPGKVSPFMIPMMISNMAVGQIGIMFNCKGINMTTVSACASGTDSIGHAMLAVQRGDADVIIAGGAEATINELALAGFSSMKALTTRNDIPEKACSPFDANRDGFIMGEGSGILIIESLEHALQRGANIIAELVGYGSTNDAYHMTAPAPEGEGGARCLALAVKDAGIKPEDIDYINAHGTSTPYNDKFETAAIKTVFGDHAYKLAVSSTKSMTGHMLGAAGGVEGIITALAVKDDYLPPTINLETPDPECDLDYVPNKGRKSEINYAISNSLGFGGHNASIVFKKYTD
- a CDS encoding GNAT family N-acetyltransferase, whose amino-acid sequence is MVIIIGGASHSGKTFLSKKLIEKYKIPCTNLDHIKMGLIRGFNDCGFSAVDSDETIAEKMWGFIEGFIGTCIENNQNTILEGCYFPCEKVKKLLCDDLTVVFIVLSKQYIIENFDKIIKYENIVEDRKFPESREIKFFINENERIKEECIKYELPYFEITDNYFEGLEKILEYIKSKAVKICRYSHNDINEICSMFCDTVKHINKRDYTAEQIAAWMGGIDKDKWDKSLSEHFSLEVKVMGKIAAFGDIDGEYLDRLYVHKDFQGLGYGKIILDSLEEQAIQSGFKRIWTCASITAKGFFERYGYKVIKRQQVERKDVLLTNYVMEKHFEQEYSNGI
- the rnc gene encoding ribonuclease III — translated: MEYNYKFKNKKLFDLAMTHISLANDLHIESNQRLEFLGDSVLSFVVATYIYNEYKKVDEGVLTELRANAVCEKTLAIAARNLKLGEDLKFGKSERMSGGKDKDSVLADAYEALLAAIYLDSGIESAKDFIMDTIGSMIGDTSYVELENYKSEIQSYYQKRDRNREVVKYRLVNKNGPDHDPTFFVEALYRDEVIGKGEGKNRKSAEQEAAKAALAKVKGSKE
- a CDS encoding elongator complex protein 3, producing the protein MRKYNIPIFIPHEGCGHDCVFCNQRKITGIQSSVSPDKAKEEIAQYLSTIKSEDCQIEIAYFGGSFTGLDMELQREFLEAASGFKDERIIGIRMSTRPDYINKEILEQCVEFGVKTIELGVQSASNRVLELNRRGHVFEDVIRAAEMIKSFGIELGLQMMLGMYGSDPETDIETCRKIIELEPKCTRIYPTLVLSGTALESLYIRGEYIPYTLETAVSTAKRCLLMFRKAGVEVIRIGLYPGEDLRSEGNIVAGPFHSAFGELVENAVYKDKIEEEIIQKRLRDCDYEIIAPSSETSKIIGQKKCNKEYFFKKYGVRIKVKNRLG
- a CDS encoding sce7726 family protein — translated: MLEMEMKDAFFWYLDSKYEKVRVIEEKVIGKSRADVVAVLPDRIIGYELKSDSDSYQRLLTQVKDYDKFFDFNYLVVGESHKKHAGEHVPEHWGIVTVSKDTGVNIMREAEHNKKAKMRWQLSLLWRSELLNIQLENGLHKYSQKSKYFVIKYLMEKVETEKLKHQICNELFERDYTLLSE
- a CDS encoding copper amine oxidase N-terminal domain-containing protein, with amino-acid sequence MKKNFKKLSVAAVIFALFTAVMSFQIFASTDVITVFVDGEQINFDVDPVTENDRTLVPMRAIFEALGATVTWDETTQTAIAVKDVNTIKITIDSNIMYKNEESIILDVPARMIEDRTLVPIRAVSESLDAAVDWIEETQQVIITGTAPVPTAIISENTPSPIPEPTAVAVTKPTPGTSTEGSIKASELTDSDMKKLKDSAENLRYSYEQTLLPYLLYNTNNFYNYLNEKPEELKNTIKNEWYLAVERAILNIQLESESTYIIDNTFLEDAPDLDVMYNAYKNIITKADLDFEDIVEEIKIESINNSTKAAVIIFKDADSTYSIECKCVALTADSSDNRQCYTMEGDFLTTDSWFFCFINTNSRGTIGYFTKVSDSKDYSAFIAMIKFAVGKEFK